One window of the Choristoneura fumiferana chromosome 18, NRCan_CFum_1, whole genome shotgun sequence genome contains the following:
- the LOC141437581 gene encoding protein rolling stone-like isoform X2, which yields MTRWTWKQHAACCMGALVEGDVAPELFAKPWRGRASPLFWRIPILLWSIFIIAWSEADFWGPREMFFVYMTNWGLILIMVESLFGVVVTIQKHTGNLPDATFGLPWYVKTYWVLYNISIPVSFMITVFYWCLLRTSADREVKYAPNPVLDVMLHGVNSVVMLVELLASAHPSRLLHILHPLYFALVYVLFSVTYYNAGGLDPWGHSFIYPVIDWSKPQQTMVVVTLTALFLALMHILTVGIATVRDMIARKCFRDSTGVYNDGFDA from the exons ATGACTCGGTGGACCTGGAAACAACACGCAGCTTGCTGCATGGGAGCATTGGTAGAGGGCGACGTGGCTCCAGAACTCTTCGCAAAGCCATGGCGAGGCCGAGCGTCACCACTCTTCTGGAGAATACCCATACTTCTCTGGTCTATCTTCATTATAGCCTGGTCTGAAGCCGACTTCTGGGGCCCACGAGaaatgtttttcgtgtacatgaCGAACTGGGGATTAATTTTGATAATGGTAGAGTCGCTGTTTGGTGTCGTTGTTACCATTCAAAAACATACAGGAAATCTGCCAG ACGCAACATTCGGTCTTCCGTGGTATGTGAAGACCTATTGGGTGCTCTACAACATCTCTATTCCCGTCTCTTTTATGATCACCGTATTCTACTGGTGTCTATTAAGAACAT CTGCCGATAGAGAAGTGAAGTACGCACCGAACCCAGTCCTGGACGTGATGTTGCACGGCGTCAACTCAGTGGTGATGCTGGTGGAGCTGCTGGCGTCTGCGCACCCCTCGCGGCTGCTGCACATCTTGCATCCGCTTTACTTCGCGCTAGTTTACGTGCTCTTCTCGGTGACATACTACAACGCCGGTGGACTCGATCC ATGGGGTCACTCCTTCATCTACCCGGTGATCGACTGGTCCAAGCCGCAGCAGACGATGGTGGTGGTAACCCTGACTGCGCTGTTCCTCGCCCTGATGCACATCCTAACAGTAGGAATAGCCACAGTGCGTGATATGATTGCTCGAAAATGCTTCAGAGATTCTACCGGTGTCTACAATGATGGATTCGACGCTTGA
- the LOC141437581 gene encoding protein rolling stone-like isoform X1, which yields MPSSECFKSQCHWRMFSLGHTSPSDFYVSCWQSGRSAVPLLSLRCFLFLYSLSTLVTSMIFTPVTLDISVDFWFIYLTHWAFLLIVLTTGSSVAVSACVYFDEPIDATFGLPWYVKTYWVLYNISIPVSFMITVFYWCLLRTSADREVKYAPNPVLDVMLHGVNSVVMLVELLASAHPSRLLHILHPLYFALVYVLFSVTYYNAGGLDPWGHSFIYPVIDWSKPQQTMVVVTLTALFLALMHILTVGIATVRDMIARKCFRDSTGVYNDGFDA from the exons ATGCCGAGCTCGGAATGTTTTAAAAGTCAATGTCATTGGCGAATGTTTAGTTTAGGGCACACGTCGCCGTCGGATTTCTACGTGAGCTGTTGGCAAAGTGGCCGGTCGGCCGTCCCGCTGCTCTCTCTGCGCTGCTTCCTTTTCCTCTATTCCTTGAGCACGTTAGTCACTTCCATGATCTTCACGCCCGTGACATTGGATATCTCGGTCGATTTTTGGTTCATATACCTAACACACTGGGCCTTCCTCCTAATCGTCCTTACCACGGGTTCCTCGGTCGCCGTTTCTGCCTGTGTTTACTTTGACGAACCTATTG ACGCAACATTCGGTCTTCCGTGGTATGTGAAGACCTATTGGGTGCTCTACAACATCTCTATTCCCGTCTCTTTTATGATCACCGTATTCTACTGGTGTCTATTAAGAACAT CTGCCGATAGAGAAGTGAAGTACGCACCGAACCCAGTCCTGGACGTGATGTTGCACGGCGTCAACTCAGTGGTGATGCTGGTGGAGCTGCTGGCGTCTGCGCACCCCTCGCGGCTGCTGCACATCTTGCATCCGCTTTACTTCGCGCTAGTTTACGTGCTCTTCTCGGTGACATACTACAACGCCGGTGGACTCGATCC ATGGGGTCACTCCTTCATCTACCCGGTGATCGACTGGTCCAAGCCGCAGCAGACGATGGTGGTGGTAACCCTGACTGCGCTGTTCCTCGCCCTGATGCACATCCTAACAGTAGGAATAGCCACAGTGCGTGATATGATTGCTCGAAAATGCTTCAGAGATTCTACCGGTGTCTACAATGATGGATTCGACGCTTGA
- the LOC141437581 gene encoding protein rolling stone-like isoform X3, whose translation MIMIDATFGLPWYVKTYWVLYNISIPVSFMITVFYWCLLRTSADREVKYAPNPVLDVMLHGVNSVVMLVELLASAHPSRLLHILHPLYFALVYVLFSVTYYNAGGLDPWGHSFIYPVIDWSKPQQTMVVVTLTALFLALMHILTVGIATVRDMIARKCFRDSTGVYNDGFDA comes from the exons ATGATTATGATAG ACGCAACATTCGGTCTTCCGTGGTATGTGAAGACCTATTGGGTGCTCTACAACATCTCTATTCCCGTCTCTTTTATGATCACCGTATTCTACTGGTGTCTATTAAGAACAT CTGCCGATAGAGAAGTGAAGTACGCACCGAACCCAGTCCTGGACGTGATGTTGCACGGCGTCAACTCAGTGGTGATGCTGGTGGAGCTGCTGGCGTCTGCGCACCCCTCGCGGCTGCTGCACATCTTGCATCCGCTTTACTTCGCGCTAGTTTACGTGCTCTTCTCGGTGACATACTACAACGCCGGTGGACTCGATCC ATGGGGTCACTCCTTCATCTACCCGGTGATCGACTGGTCCAAGCCGCAGCAGACGATGGTGGTGGTAACCCTGACTGCGCTGTTCCTCGCCCTGATGCACATCCTAACAGTAGGAATAGCCACAGTGCGTGATATGATTGCTCGAAAATGCTTCAGAGATTCTACCGGTGTCTACAATGATGGATTCGACGCTTGA
- the LOC141438489 gene encoding protein rolling stone-like isoform X1, whose amino-acid sequence MYPNMCASKSGNILKTWKLSKNKCKMGAKKFFKNELQVSMFNLEHESAPDFYLSCWQKNRSCLPLLFIRGLLCGVNIATVIASMIILTDVLNGFGFWWIYLTHWGVVANTLTTIFAFGMSLRVYLRGPIDSTFGLPWYFKLYWFLYNASVPVALLITIFYWSFISGSEEFMGIDPTLDVFLHAVNSVVMLCLLFTTRHPTRLLHFYHAVIFGVLYLVFCLIYYFAGGLDPNGNVWIYPMLDWSNPGPTSIVVVLVAVGIILLHVLVDLLALCRNYFSRRYRKDNSSFSVSR is encoded by the exons ATGTATCCAAACATGTGTGCAAGCAAATCGGGTAATATTTTGAAGACATGGAAACTGAGT AAAAATAAGTGCAAAATGGGAGCGAAAAAGTTTTTCAAAAACGAACTGCAAGTGTCCATGTTTAATTTGGAACATGAGAGCGCTCCGGACTTTTATCTGTCGTGCTGGCAAAAGAACAGATCGTGCTTGCCTCTGCTTTTTATACGAGGACTCTTGTGTGGAGTGAACATAGCTACTGTAATAGCGTCGATGATTATCCTAACTGATGTGCTCAATGGTTTCGGCTTCTGGTGGATCTACCTCACGCACTGGGGCGTCGTGGCGAATACTCTCACTACGATATTTGCTTTTGGAATGTCGCTGAGAGTATATTTGCGAGGACCCATAG attcTACTTTCGGCTTGCCATGGTACTTCAAACTCTACTGGTTCCTGTACAACGCTTCGGTGCCTGTGGCGTTACTGATAACCATATTTTACTGGAGCTTCATAAGTGGTTCAG AGGAGTTCATGGGTATAGATCCTACGCTGGACGTGTTCCTGCACGCCGTAAACTCCGTGGTGATGCTGTGTCTGCTTTTCACTACGCGGCACCCCACGCGTCTCCTCCACTTCTACCACGCAGTCATCTTCGGAGTGCTGTACCTGGTCTTCTGCTTGATATACTACTTTGCTGGAGGGCTTGATCC caaTGGAAACGTATGGATCTATCCGATGCTGGACTGGTCCAACCCGGGCCCGACCAGCATCGTGGTGGTGCTCGTGGCCGTCGGGATCATCTTACTGCACGTGCTGGTCGACTTACTCGCCCTCTGTAGGAACTACTTCAGCCGACGATACCGGAAAGACAATAGCTCATTCTCAGTTTCACGATGA
- the LOC141438489 gene encoding protein rolling stone-like isoform X2: MGAKKFFKNELQVSMFNLEHESAPDFYLSCWQKNRSCLPLLFIRGLLCGVNIATVIASMIILTDVLNGFGFWWIYLTHWGVVANTLTTIFAFGMSLRVYLRGPIDSTFGLPWYFKLYWFLYNASVPVALLITIFYWSFISGSEEFMGIDPTLDVFLHAVNSVVMLCLLFTTRHPTRLLHFYHAVIFGVLYLVFCLIYYFAGGLDPNGNVWIYPMLDWSNPGPTSIVVVLVAVGIILLHVLVDLLALCRNYFSRRYRKDNSSFSVSR; this comes from the exons ATGGGAGCGAAAAAGTTTTTCAAAAACGAACTGCAAGTGTCCATGTTTAATTTGGAACATGAGAGCGCTCCGGACTTTTATCTGTCGTGCTGGCAAAAGAACAGATCGTGCTTGCCTCTGCTTTTTATACGAGGACTCTTGTGTGGAGTGAACATAGCTACTGTAATAGCGTCGATGATTATCCTAACTGATGTGCTCAATGGTTTCGGCTTCTGGTGGATCTACCTCACGCACTGGGGCGTCGTGGCGAATACTCTCACTACGATATTTGCTTTTGGAATGTCGCTGAGAGTATATTTGCGAGGACCCATAG attcTACTTTCGGCTTGCCATGGTACTTCAAACTCTACTGGTTCCTGTACAACGCTTCGGTGCCTGTGGCGTTACTGATAACCATATTTTACTGGAGCTTCATAAGTGGTTCAG AGGAGTTCATGGGTATAGATCCTACGCTGGACGTGTTCCTGCACGCCGTAAACTCCGTGGTGATGCTGTGTCTGCTTTTCACTACGCGGCACCCCACGCGTCTCCTCCACTTCTACCACGCAGTCATCTTCGGAGTGCTGTACCTGGTCTTCTGCTTGATATACTACTTTGCTGGAGGGCTTGATCC caaTGGAAACGTATGGATCTATCCGATGCTGGACTGGTCCAACCCGGGCCCGACCAGCATCGTGGTGGTGCTCGTGGCCGTCGGGATCATCTTACTGCACGTGCTGGTCGACTTACTCGCCCTCTGTAGGAACTACTTCAGCCGACGATACCGGAAAGACAATAGCTCATTCTCAGTTTCACGATGA
- the LOC141438488 gene encoding protein rolling stone-like isoform X2: MSAIRTYFKEEAKVQMLVLAHPKPSDFYLSVWQTTRSAVPLLIWRALLFLASLGIVLSSLILYIIDSPNVGYWFIYLTHWGITINTFATGFALAVSVRCYFYGPLSGEFLLPWYVKTYWILYNTAIPLAFLITIFYWSVLYGSAVQEELNPGLDIAIHGLNSLVMFGLLMSASQPSRMWHIYQPIQFAFVYVIFGVIYWAAGGTDAKGNKYIYPVIDWSSPGPTIGVVALTGLMLIVLHFMVMGMAVGRDALASRLFHDSVTVHVEEGVPLRQRPSEAQTAAPMRQLQLTR; encoded by the exons ATGAGTGCCATAAGAACGTACTTTAAAGAGGAGGCGAAGGTGCAAATGCTGGTACTCGCACATCCCAAGCCGTCGGACTTTTACCTCAGCGTTTGGCAAACCACTCGGTCCGCGGTCCCGCTCTTGATCTGGCGGGCATTGCTCTTTCTAGCGTCACTCGGAATAGTGCTCTCGTCGCTGATCTTGTACATAATAGACTCTCCTAACGTTGGATACTGGTTCATTTACCTAACGCATTGGGGTATTACGATAAACACCTTCGCCACTGGATTTGCGCTTGCTGTTTCCGTGCGCTGTTATTTCTATGGACCACTGA GCGGCGAGTTCCTACTGCCATGGTACGTGAAAACTTACTGGATACTGTACAACACGGCCATCCCCCTCGCTTTCCTCATCACGATCTTTTATTGGTCGGTTCTTTACggat CAGCTGTCCAAGAAGAGTTGAATCCCGGTCTAGACATAGCGATCCACGGGCTTAACTCATTGGTGATGTTCGGTCTGCTCATGAGCGCCTCGCAGCCCTCACGGATGTGGCATATCTATCAGCCGATCCAATTTGCCTTCGTCTACGTGATCTTCGGGGTTATTTATTGGGCTGCTGGTGGCACCGATGC CAAAGGCAACAAGTACATCTACCCGGTGATAGACTGGTCATCGCCTGGACCGACGATCGGCGTGGTGGCGCTGACGGGGCTCATGCTGATCGTGCTTCACTTCATGGTGATGGGAATGGCCGTGGGCCGCGACGCCCTGGCTTCGCGGCTGTTCCACGACTCGGTCACTGTCCACGTGGAGGAAGGCGTCCCGCTCAGACAGAGGCCCAGTGAGGCCCAGACTGCGGCGCCTATGAGACAGTTACAGCTAACAAGATAA
- the LOC141438488 gene encoding protein rolling stone-like isoform X1: MSAIRTYFKEEAKVQMLVLAHPKPSDFYLSVWQTTRSAVPLLIWRALLFLASLGIVLSSLILYIIDSPNVGYWFIYLTHWGITINTFATGFALAVSVRCYFYGPLTGGEFLLPWYVKTYWILYNTAIPLAFLITIFYWSVLYGSAVQEELNPGLDIAIHGLNSLVMFGLLMSASQPSRMWHIYQPIQFAFVYVIFGVIYWAAGGTDAKGNKYIYPVIDWSSPGPTIGVVALTGLMLIVLHFMVMGMAVGRDALASRLFHDSVTVHVEEGVPLRQRPSEAQTAAPMRQLQLTR, translated from the exons ATGAGTGCCATAAGAACGTACTTTAAAGAGGAGGCGAAGGTGCAAATGCTGGTACTCGCACATCCCAAGCCGTCGGACTTTTACCTCAGCGTTTGGCAAACCACTCGGTCCGCGGTCCCGCTCTTGATCTGGCGGGCATTGCTCTTTCTAGCGTCACTCGGAATAGTGCTCTCGTCGCTGATCTTGTACATAATAGACTCTCCTAACGTTGGATACTGGTTCATTTACCTAACGCATTGGGGTATTACGATAAACACCTTCGCCACTGGATTTGCGCTTGCTGTTTCCGTGCGCTGTTATTTCTATGGACCACTGA CAGGCGGCGAGTTCCTACTGCCATGGTACGTGAAAACTTACTGGATACTGTACAACACGGCCATCCCCCTCGCTTTCCTCATCACGATCTTTTATTGGTCGGTTCTTTACggat CAGCTGTCCAAGAAGAGTTGAATCCCGGTCTAGACATAGCGATCCACGGGCTTAACTCATTGGTGATGTTCGGTCTGCTCATGAGCGCCTCGCAGCCCTCACGGATGTGGCATATCTATCAGCCGATCCAATTTGCCTTCGTCTACGTGATCTTCGGGGTTATTTATTGGGCTGCTGGTGGCACCGATGC CAAAGGCAACAAGTACATCTACCCGGTGATAGACTGGTCATCGCCTGGACCGACGATCGGCGTGGTGGCGCTGACGGGGCTCATGCTGATCGTGCTTCACTTCATGGTGATGGGAATGGCCGTGGGCCGCGACGCCCTGGCTTCGCGGCTGTTCCACGACTCGGTCACTGTCCACGTGGAGGAAGGCGTCCCGCTCAGACAGAGGCCCAGTGAGGCCCAGACTGCGGCGCCTATGAGACAGTTACAGCTAACAAGATAA